In Aegilops tauschii subsp. strangulata cultivar AL8/78 chromosome 3, Aet v6.0, whole genome shotgun sequence, one genomic interval encodes:
- the LOC109769983 gene encoding NAC domain-containing protein 83, producing the protein MALPAERRAEEAPGVGGCRVPAGQGGLPIGFRFRPTDEELLLHYLRRKALSCPLPADIIPVADLARLHPWDLPGEADGERYFFHLPATGCWRKGGGAGRAGGSGVWRASGKERLVVAPRCGRPIGAKRTLVFCRPGGARTGWAMHEYRLLPAGLAAYATAKSLHAAKDWVVCRVFKKATPARHGTAGRRRGDADADMTPASPSPASSCVTESRSGMEEDEDETASNSPRRED; encoded by the exons ATGGCGCTGCCGGCGGAGAGACGGGCGGAGGAGGCCCCGGGCGTCGGGGGGTGCCGGGTGCCGGCCGGGCAGGGCGGGCTGCCCATCGGCTTCCGGTTCCGGCCCACCGACGAGGAGCTGCTGCTGCACTACCTGCGCCGCAAGGCCCTCTCCTGCCCCCTCCCCGCCGACATCATCCCCGTCGCTGACCTCGCGCGTCTCCACCCATGGGACCTGCCAG GCGAAGCCGACGGCGAGCGCTACTTCTTCCACCTGCCGGCGACGGGGTGCTGGCGGAAGGGCGGGGGCGCCGGCAGGGCGGGCGGCAGCGGCGTGTGGAGGGCGTCCGGGAAGGAGCGGCTGGTCGTGGCGCCCCGATGCGGGCGGCCCATCGGCGCCAAGCGGACGCTCGTCTTCTGCCGCCCCGGCGGCGCGCGCACCGGCTGGGCCATGCACGAGTACCGCCTCCTGCCCGCCGGCCTCGCCGCCTACGCCACCGCCAAGAGCCTCCACGCCGCCAAGGACTGGGTGGTCTGCCGCGTGTTCAAGAAGGCCACGCCAGCGCGCCACGGCACAGCGGGGCGGCGTAGGGGGGACGCCGACGCCGACATGACACCGGCATCGCCGTCCCCGGCGTCCTCATGCGTGACCGAGTCGCGCAGCGGCATGGAGGAGGACGAGGATGAGACCGCCTCCAATTCGCCGCGGCGAGAGGATTAG